TTCCATTGCTAGGCTCTTGTTTTACCCTCTCTTCTGGGGTTGCTTGCACGGTCCGATGTTTCTCAGGACTGAGATTCCTGTAACTATACTGACATGCTTATTGGGACTTACCAACGGGTACTTGACAAGCGTCTTGATGATTCTGGCTCCAAAATCGGTTCCACTGAGACACTCGGAGACTGCAGGAATCGTCACTGTGATGTTCTTGGTTGTTGGTTTGGCCTCTGGATCTGTCATTGCTTGGTTCTGGGTCATTTGATTCTACCAAAGCTTTGTTATCTGTATTTGTTGAATTCTTTAAGCTTCGACAAACTCAGCTTCATTAATCTGTGAATCATCCTGTGTGAATTGTTCGTTTTTCCTTCAGTAATATGTGAAAATTCTTCTTTCTACACCATGAACACAAAAGACTTATAAGCTGTAAAAGGCTACAACGTGTATTCAGTGTTTCTCATTGTAAGTGGTTCAAGGATTCTTCAGTTTAATTCTGAGCTTTCTAGTGATCTTTGATGCTTTTGGATGGACTCTGCgtctcttgttgttgttgctatCAGACTGTTCGACTTCAATCCAGTTTAAAACCCCGAGAATCAGAGATTGCGGAACCTTCTTAACGTCTGCATCATCAGGGCCTCTAGATTTCTTCATACCTTTCTCCAGAGCTATTTCGATGAACTCCATGAACCAGTTTGCAGCTTCATCCTCGATCTCCTTTGCTAACCTAATCGTGTTGCTTATACCGCCAGAAGCTGGGTTCTTGTTCTCATCATTTGATCTCACTGTCTTCCCTTCGCTCTGCTGCTTCAGGACAATCCGTCTCTTTGATCTCCTTTTCTCCTGATCAATAGAATTATAAGCGATTTCATGCAGGATCGAAGAAGACCCTTCTTCTGTTGGTTTCTGATTTTCGGTTCTTGCGTTTATGTTCTGTGACTTGTTCTCAGCATCTGGAGTAGCAGCTACTTCAATGGAAGTGAGTTCGCCAATGGTTTGTGCCATCTGCTGGTGAAACTCCATGAACTTCTCAAAGCACACCGCAGGGCAATCAGCTTTTGCTGATTTACTCAGATTGGTGAACGTCCTGTCCCAACAAAACCACATCAACACATTACATTCCAACTCAAATCCGACTAATAAAAAAGCGTAGGAAAGAAGAGTTTCGGGTTATATACTTGGTATGACGAACAACAATTTCCGTGATTGTAGCTTCTCGCAATGCCTGAAGGGCAACTTTCTGAGCTACCTCCCGAAGCTGAGTTGCTTCCTGTCACCAAAGTAACACAAAGAAGATTAAGGAACTATTTGAACTTTCAAGAAAGATATGATATTATTCCAAGCATCAAACTTCAATGAAGAACACAAATGGAGTTCAAATCACCTTGCTTAGTATGTTGAGCCTTCCTGATAAATTGGTATCTTTCTCGGGTTTTATCTTCTTCGAGGTAGACAAGGGAACAACATCTTCTTGAGCCTctgaaatcaagaaacaagcATTGTCCTGAATAAATCATTGTAAACACACTAAATGATCAATAGAAATGttaaaagcaaaatataccTAGAGAGGATTTGAAGGGACTAAAAAGAGAAGCATTGTTCTTTTTGGCCTGTCTGTCACAAACACTTCTACTTCTCGGAAACTTCGAAGCCGacgaaacaaaacaactctTCCTTAGCATCGCCGTCGCCGGACTCTCTCCTTCCAATTTCCCCAAAACCCCTCCACCAAAAGAGCATCTCACTCCACCTCTTCTGATCGGAGACGCTGCAAATCTAGCTGAAACAGACCTCTTCGCCGGCGTGGAATGGTCAAACTCCAACGCCATTGGTTTCACAACAAACGGAGACGAAGAAAAGTCGACGTTTTGTCCCCAAGATCCTCTTCTAGGCTTCGACCCAATCTCTTGATCAGTTCTTTCTTTCGGAACCACCAATGTCTCCGGCGTCCCAAGCAAGGGGTGCCGGCCAGGTATGGGTTTTGCCCCTTTAATGACAGGAACAGGGGATCCAGGTTCGAGCCGATCAACGTAGATAAACTGACCCAACTGCAACTTATTGCTGAGAACGACGTCGTCTTGATCCGAAGGGAGAGAGACGTAGATCGAGTGAGAGGAATCAGAGATTTTGATGAGAAACCCTTGTTTCGGCTCCAGAGACTTCTCGTCGAGATCAATGGGAACGATATCTGTGACCTGTAACATAGAGCTTCGGTGCTCTctagttggtttaattcctGTTTTCATACCTTGGATTAGCTTTTGAAGAATTCCAGGTGCCAAAGCTGCCATTTTTGTTGAGCTTTTAAGATCAAGAACGATAGTTTCAGAAAATTCAATAACTGGGTAAGAATTAAGAAGGAGATGTTGATCTTAAGGATTTGCAGTTGCTAGGAGCCAACGGTAAGATTAAAAAAGCAAACTTTTTGAATCATGGCTTTGTTGCAACGGTCGAAATTGCTGGTAGATCTGTGTCGCAATTATTCTAATTTATATCCGTGATCATTTGGTTTAACACTTCACAAAAAGCAACGATGAGTCTTTTTAGTCAGTTCAtggatttataatttatatggCCAATTTGAAGAACCAATTTCTAATGGTTAAGTCTCTAGTATAGTGTATTTGGTGGTTGACACTTGACAGTGCATAGTTGGTGGAACCAATAAACATCGCATGATTCcgactacaaaattacaagaaaGTCAGAACTGTTTCAatcactttttctttactaTAAACAGTATCTTAATTGGTTTTGGTAAGGGAACTCAAACAATTTCAGCATAATGAGTAGTTTATTTGTAGGCCAGAAGTGCTAAAGTAACGAGATTACCAATTTAAGATGATAAatgtataaacaaaaagaacaaagtagGCCTTAGAtgttagaagaaaacaagGGTCTGATTCAATTTCTAAACATAATTCACCAATAGTGATTCAATTTCAATCATGAACATTAATGAACGAGATTAAATAGCTTTAAGTCAGATTCACTGGCAGAGAGGTAATGGAAACCATGAAGCATAATGAGTAGTTTATTTCCAGGCAAAGTGTTAAAGGTAACGGAATCATCAATTGAATATGACAATTGTATTAGGTAAACAGAACAAACTAGCCCTTAGAAGAAAGCaagggtttgtgttttttctcgATATCTCCAACTTCTAGGACAAACTGCAAAATACAGCgatgaaatgaaacaaatttcttgGAATCTATCAAAACTTGCAGGCCATGTTATAGTGTTGAAGCAAATCCTGCAAATATCGAATGCAAACTTAGATTAGTCACTGTGCAAATAGACCAACACAACACAAGTCTGAACAATCTAATCCACTGGTTCAATGTTTCGTAAATGTGAATCAACACATCATTTTACTACCATCGATAAGATTCCACTCTCATTAGGTCAGATAGACAGTGATAGGTCGTCACAATGGAGCAATAGTATGACAAGGAACAATTTATACAAACTCAATGCCCTTCTGCTACGTTTTCGTAATAAAACATGCGAAGAAAAAGATCATTAGCTATAAAGCCGATCACTTGATATACTATACAAAACCGATTACTTCTATTAGCATGTCAAGGCAGATCATTTATGGAATCCTATTTACCAATTGAGACTACATTTACTCCTAGTCTGGAAACAGAAATTCAGAATCAACTTCAATTCTAAACATAAATCATGAACACAAGTAAAAAATTTACCTTCTGATAAGCAACTCCAGTTTTGATTGCTCAGAGATAGCAATGAAGTGAGCAAAGCTGAAGCAGTAACACTATGTAATGGTATTAGTGAAATCCCTGCACTCAATTCCACAGGTACCCTAAacacaaaacccaaatttacATTTCAgagataaaccctaattcttcaGCATAAAGCTCATACATTGTAGACGCAAAATCAAACTATTTCTCGATTGAAAACAGATCTATCGCCTGTAGAATCTCGGTTCTAGGATTCGATAGCTAACCTGGAGAATGTGAGTCTACGAAGTGAGGGAcgagttgaagaagatgatccaTTCCCGAAAGCAATTCCGGCTGATTTTCCGATCTTCGAAGCAGAAGTTGCCGCTGATGAACGACCAAAGAGTATCTTCCCGGAGGATGACGATGCCTGAAGAGCTCTTCTCACGCCGTTGGCCGCCATGTTTACTCTTTTCTCAAACTCTCAAAAAAAACTTCGGCGACATTTCTGTCATTTACGAAGGTGAGGTTTTAAACCCGGGTCGGGTCGGATCTTTACGATAAGGACCCAGTACAAAGCTTAATTCGGCCcatagatatttaaaaatgaGCCGATAACCGGTTAGCAACTGGTTCAACCGGGAATTAATAACTGGTTATCATCTATGCCTTCTCTTTTATCAGTTGAGAAACCTCGAGACGAACGAAACCCCAACTTTCGAGTTTGCCGATGAGTCTAGCCTCCATGATCTCCGGCTAAAGATCAATGAATCGACGCCTTCCTCTGTTCGTTTGTCGATTGATTACAACGACGGTGATATCCTCGCGGCTGTTACTCTCTCGATTCGTCTGATTTTAGTGCGTTTGATCAGAAATCGGAAACGAATCATCAGGAGATTGTTCGTAGATTCCGGTGGCAGCATGAATCTCTCCGGTGTAAAAAGGTTAAGCGAGCCTCTCttgttgaaaaatatattgatggAGGAATCTGGTGACACTTGTGAATTGACGATTGTGATCATGACTGTTCATGCTGTTATGTTAGAATCTGGATTTGTGTTGTTTGATCCTGATTCATCTATGCGTTTTAGCTTCTCGAAGAAGACTTTGGTATCGCTTAACTATACTCTACCTTCTGTGAAAGGAATAGTCGGTTTGAATTTTGAGAAGGAGGCGATGTTGTAGTTTATGGATCTCTTAGTGTTGGTAGTTTTGTTCGTGTGGTGTCTATTGATAAACGTAGCTATGTGCACATTGTTGATTTACTTATGGAAACTTTGaaatctgatgaagaagaagatactttGAGCATTGACTGTAAGGTACTCGTGTGGTGGAGAATGATAAAAGATGGTATTGTTACGCCTCTGTTGGTTGATCTTTGCTACAAAACTGGGTTAGAACTTCCACCTTGCTTTATCAGTCTACCTCGAGAGCTAAAACACAAGATACTAGAGTCGCTTCCCGGTGTGGATATTGGGACATTGGCTTGTGTTTCTTCTGAACTGCGAGACATGGCTTCGTAGAATGACCTGTGGAAGCAGAAGTGCTTGGAAGAGTGCCAAGATCTTGTGACAGAAGGCAATCATGATGTGGTTAACTGGAAGGAGAGGTTTGCTACTTATTGGAGGCAAAAGGGAAAGTTCTCCTTCATAAGCAGGGCATTTCAAGGTTTTTCAGGGAGCATTGGTTCGTCATAAATCgtggaagaagataaaaagagaCCATATTGAATCCGGTGGAGTgaatgtttgtttgtattcaAATCTTGCAAATTGGCAATTATAGGTTTAAGATGGTGTAAAGAGCATTGGAAACTTAGtatagttcttcttcttctagtaCTCAAGAATGAGATTGAATCGGATTTTGCAAAGGAGGTTTTGTCCTGTAGAACTAAGtatatagaaaactagaaTAGTAGTAGATAGTGAAATGGTGAGTTACTGAAACAGAGTGAAGTTCACATGGAAATTGGCATTTAGTCTT
This sequence is a window from Arabidopsis thaliana chromosome 1 sequence. Protein-coding genes within it:
- a CDS encoding dicer-like protein (DUF936) (Plant protein of unknown function (DUF936); CONTAINS InterPro DOMAIN/s: Protein of unknown function DUF936, plant (InterPro:IPR010341); BEST Arabidopsis thaliana protein match is: Plant protein of unknown function (DUF936) (TAIR:AT1G23790.1); Has 227 Blast hits to 191 proteins in 18 species: Archae - 0; Bacteria - 0; Metazoa - 3; Fungi - 2; Plants - 219; Viruses - 0; Other Eukaryotes - 3 (source: NCBI BLink).); amino-acid sequence: MAALAPGILQKLIQGMKTGIKPTREHRSSMLQVTDIVPIDLDEKSLEPKQGFLIKISDSSHSIYVSLPSDQDDVVLSNKLQLGQFIYVDRLEPGSPVPVIKGAKPIPGRHPLLGTPETLVVPKERTDQEIGSKPRRGSWGQNVDFSSSPFVVKPMALEFDHSTPAKRSVSARFAASPIRRGGVRCSFGGGVLGKLEGESPATAMLRKSCFVSSASKFPRSRSVCDRQAKKNNASLFSPFKSSLEAQEDVVPLSTSKKIKPEKDTNLSGRLNILSKEATQLREVAQKVALQALREATITEIVVRHTKTFTNLSKSAKADCPAVCFEKFMEFHQQMAQTIGELTSIEVAATPDAENKSQNINARTENQKPTEEGSSSILHEIAYNSIDQEKRRSKRRIVLKQQSEGKTVRSNDENKNPASGGISNTIRLAKEIEDEAANWFMEFIEIALEKGMKKSRGPDDADVKKVPQSLILGVLNWIEVEQSDSNNNKRRRVHPKASKITRKLRIKLKNP
- a CDS encoding uncharacterized protein (unknown protein; Has 98 Blast hits to 98 proteins in 11 species: Archae - 0; Bacteria - 0; Metazoa - 0; Fungi - 0; Plants - 98; Viruses - 0; Other Eukaryotes - 0 (source: NCBI BLink).), whose amino-acid sequence is MAANGVRRALQASSSSGKILFGRSSAATSASKIGKSAGIAFGNGSSSSTRPSLRRLTFSRVPVELSAGISLIPLHSVTASALLTSLLSLSNQNWSCLSEGFASTL
- a CDS encoding F-box family protein (F-box family protein; CONTAINS InterPro DOMAIN/s: F-box domain, cyclin-like (InterPro:IPR001810); BEST Arabidopsis thaliana protein match is: F-box family protein (TAIR:AT1G23780.1); Has 112 Blast hits to 112 proteins in 13 species: Archae - 0; Bacteria - 0; Metazoa - 0; Fungi - 0; Plants - 112; Viruses - 0; Other Eukaryotes - 0 (source: NCBI BLink).); the protein is MNLSGVKRLSEPLLLKNILMEESGDTCELTIVIMTVHAVMLESGFVLFDPDSSMRFSFSKKTLVSLNYTLPSVKGIVGLNFEKEAIVGSFVRVVSIDKRSYVHIVDLLMETLKSDEEEDTLSIDCKVLVWWRMIKDGIVTPLLVDLCYKTGLELPPCFISLPRELKHKILESLPGVDIGTLACVSSELRDMAS
- a CDS encoding F-box family protein; the protein is MNLSGVKRLSEPLLLKNILMEESGDTCELTIVIMTVHAVMLESGFVLFDPDSSMRFSFSKKTLVSLNYTLPSVKGIVGLNFEKEAML